One region of Solea senegalensis isolate Sse05_10M linkage group LG14, IFAPA_SoseM_1, whole genome shotgun sequence genomic DNA includes:
- the borcs8 gene encoding BLOC-1-related complex subunit 8 isoform X2 — MEDQEMQLKVRRVTDKFTESMYVLANEPSVALYRLQEHVRRSLPELVQHKTDMQSWEEQSQGAIYTVEYACSAVRSMTNSSMYFKNIDGLLRQAINMKDQISNSQGRR, encoded by the exons ATGGAGGACCAAGAGATGCAACTGAAAGTTAGACGAG TGACAGACAAGTTCACGGAGAGCATGTACGTCCTGGCTAACGAGCCGTCGGTGGCTCTGTACAGACTGCAGGAACACGTCAGGAGGTCGCTGCCTGAACTAGTGCAGCACAag ACGGATATGCAGAGTTGGGAGGAGCAGAGTCAAGGAGCTATCTATACCGTAGAGTACGCATGCAG TGCTGTGAGGAGCATGACGAACAGCAGCATGTATTTCAAAAACATTGACGGTCTCCTCCGACAAGCCATCAACATGAAGGACCAGATCAGCAACTCACAAGGACGCAGgtag